AGATTttgaaatactcagactggcccgtctggcaccaacaaccatgccacgctcaaaattgcttaaatcccctttttttcccattctgacattcagtttggagttcaggagattgtcttgaccaggaccacacccctaaatgcattgaagaaactgccatgtgattgctTAATTAGATAATGGCATTAATGAGAAaatgaacaggtgttcctaataatcctttaggtaagtgtatgtatttgcatttgaatagagccGCGTTAACGCTTTTGGacaattttgaataaaaacaatGCCTTGCCGTCTTCTTCGTTGGGAAACTCCTGTCCCGGGGGCTTACAGAATAGCAAAGTGTTCAACGAATGAACACATCGGAATCTTGcaggaagtagtaggtcatccaggTACTTTTCGCTTACTGTTCTTGGAATACTATAAATTTAGATATACTACttgcctcgcctactgcttttcaccTACTTCAGACGCAGCCCTTGCGTTTCTGGTTTGATACATTTGCATACGTataaatggaagtcaatggaataAAAAGTGTAGTGTGACCGCACTCTTAGTCGCATAACATTAGCTAAAGGAAACATGTCATATCGCAATATAGGTTTTAATCgtcatttagaaaatattgCAGAAAGGTTTGCGCAAATCTGCCATGAAAACCAGGCTATTATCGTTTCTTTTGTTCATCTGAAGTAAATTTAGCTGGAAATGCCATTTTTATTCCATTGCAAATGCATCTGTATTAGTAACAtgatcatatttttatttccaGACACATGTTTAGTTGATTATATCTGAGTTGAATGAGACATTAAATCACTCACCTCTGCTGATGAAtcagtttctctctctcttttctctgtCGTTCTCGTTCTTCCGCCTCTCTAGCATGTTGTTCCATTTGTTCTTTTTCCAGGCGCTCTCTCTCCTCGGCCGCCTTCCTGCGCTCCTCTTGGCGTCGTTTCTTTTCTTCTTCCTGATCAAGACAACAGGAGAGACTATATCAAGACAAGAAAAAGCAGGTAAGAGGATAAATATGTAGTGTTTACATGTAGCAGTTCCTCACCTCGGCCTTAGCCCAAAAGCTGTCTCTGTCAATACTTTGGAGTTCATCTAAGGCATTGACCTTTTTATAGCCCGAACTCTGTGAAGACAAATACCATATGTTTAATTCTTAATGCAGATAGTAAATTTGCTTTATTAAGATTAATTTAAACTTAGACTCACTTTGACCTTTGGCACGGGCTCAGATCGCAATGTTTCTACTCTTACAGTAGACTGCTGCTCCTTCTCGACTTCATCCTTAAATTAACACATGATGCAGACATTATGCATGAAAAATATAATTGTGTATTCTTCAGATTAATTTTAGGAAAAACAAAAAGTGATTTTACCCATTTCCGTTGTACCGGTGGTTTATCCGGACTCGGAGATTCTTGTTTCTTTTCAAAAAGCCTGTAAGATACCAAAGATCAcaacataaaaatgtgtatgAAAAGATCACAGTGGATTCAAAGTAACTTTTAGTTTACATCAAAGCCATGATGTGCTACTTTTTAAAAACAGGTAGATTTTGCAAAAACTCCCATCAAAGGTTTAAGTTCACATGAGGTTGTTTTTTCAGGCAATTTGAAAGAGCAATATATCAcaaaactgtaataaaaacttttttgtgacTTTTACATGCGTCAGTTGACATGATAATTCTTAAAAGATGCATACTATAAACGCCCTGAAACACATTATATGTGGCCACTCCCAAATATTAGGAATTGCCACTATTTCTTgccattaaaggcggggtgcatgatctgtGAAGGTCgatgttgacatttaaaatcacttaaacaaacacgccccatcccaatagaatctggaccttcttttgatagacccgccccacacatttGCAACCCAGGCACGATGTCGGTTAATAGACACGCCCCTtaatgctgattggctacaagtgtgttttggtacttggcccgactcccaaagtgtttttcaaaaatcatgcaccccgcctttaacatcCAGTAACACTTTtttcagtaacactttacaatgagGGGATATTAGTAAACATTACTAAATGCATATTAACTAAGCAAAGTGTCCATCTAATGAAGACTTCGGGATCTTTTCGcttactgtttttggaatactataaattcagacatactactcgcctcgcctactgcttttcaccTACTATATAGCATGGAGTAGGCGGTTTTGGACGCAGCCCTTGCGTTTCTGGTTTGATACATTTGCATACgtatgaatggaagtcaatgaaacaaaaaatgtagtGTGACCGCACATTTAGTCCGCATAACATTAGTTAACGACAACACGTCATATTGCAATAGGTTTTTatcgacatttagaaaatattgcACAAAGTTTTGTGCAAATCTGTCATGAAAATGAGGCCATTATCATAAAGTATCTGTTTTTTAAAGAAGTAATTTTTAAATGCGTGCATTTAGTTGTTTCTATTGTTCATCTGAGGTTAATTTGCTGGAAAGTCATTTGTATTAGTAGCAtgaacatatatatttatttccaAACACATGTTTAGTTGAGTTGACACTAAATCACTCACCTCTGCTGGTCAATCAGTTTTTCTCTCTCCTTTTGTCGTCGTTTTCTTTCCTCCGCCTCTCTGGCGTCTTTTTCCATTTGTTCTTTTTCCAGACGCTGTCTTTCCTCAGCGGCCTTCCTGCGCTCTTCTTGTCGCCGATTCTTCTCTTCTTGCTGATCAAGATAATACGAGATTGTTGATCAAGAAAGCAGTTAAGAGGATAAACTTTAAGTTTAAATGTGCCAAATTCTCACCTCGGCCTTGGCCCAGAAGTTGTCTCTGTTTGTACCTTGGATTTCATCTAAGGCGCTGATTTTTTTATAGACAGAACCCTGTTAGGACGAAAACTCGTCATTTTGAAGGCAGACAGATCAAGTCATTCACTAACTAGTGTCTGCATACTAAAAAAGGATTTTAAATAAACCAATTAAACTAGTTTTACCATTACACTAAGCCAAATCTCTTTGTTTACTGAAGAAATGAAGGTTATAATGCAGTATTTTATGGTAGCTTACTATAATAGTTACTTACCACTCGGCCTGGAGGTTCATAACTACTGTTCTGGTTTGATTCTTTGTGGGCATTGTAGTTGACGCCTGAGCCCTTGGATATCTTCTCCATGATGGATGAAGGTTCAACATCATCATCGGATCGAGCGTTGATGGTCACATGGGCACcctttaattttaaacatttccaGAACACTAAATTGATGGACAATATTGATGGACGACACTGTAGCTAATATAGAAAGTACAAAATGTAATAGTTAACACTCACCCGTAGAAAATTACCCATTGAATGAACGTGATTGGCACAAATGCCCTTTCTAACATCCTTGACTCCTTCACCAGTCTGTAACAAAGCAAAATGTGGCTAATTTATAATTATAAACAACAAGTATAAATGATTTTTATTATGGAAGATGAAAATTGTTTGGTGCATGAAATTTCATAACTATGTGACACTTTTGGCTCATTTTTGTATTAGTTCGTACCCAATTGATCAGAACAAACTTGGCGACTCCGGAGCTGGGATCAGTCACTCTGCAGAAGGCGTACATGACCTTTCCGCTGTTAAGTTCACCCACCATTTCTTCAAGTCCACCATCTTTCACACATCACAACAAGCAAACGTTTCATTGGACAGgcaaatcataaaaaaactTGTAATTTTCCACTGCTGCTTCTTGAAATAATAGTTAGAGCCAGAAAGAATGACATCACTCCCTTAGCATGCTTATCTGCATTCCTCAGCATCAGATTTTAACCAAACCCTATTCGCTCACCTCCTTTCCCTGCCACACGGATGTCATTGCTGTTCCCCTCATAGGTGAACAAGACCCTGTAATAAACAAATGTGATTCATTTATAAAGGCAGTCTTGTACTTCTCAAACATGACATCAAAGAAGTGCATGttatgaaaaatcaatctgttTAATGTTCAAACATATCCCAAAACTTTACAATGAATTGTTTATAAAGCCTCAAGCACAGGTGTGGTTATATGCAGTAATACTGTGCACATATTGAATAattatttgcatgagaagtcaatttaaaagtgctttaaaataaacatgatgcccagttaagacaaaaaaaacaaacatttttttcaatTATTATAGGAAATATTAATAATACGAATATTTACAACATGTCCTACCAGTTTGTGCCAGTTCTGCCGTTCACTACTTCGTTATATGCCGCGGTCAGCGCAGGTCCGTTTTTACTCAGGTTTACAGCCATATTGTGTCATAACATTAGCACTAACTCGTAGTAAACTTGCTGTAGATGTGATGATAATCTTGTCGACCTGCTTCCTCTTTCATGCGATTTGTCCTCAGCCGGTTTAAATGCGCACCTGCCCTGTCAGGTCTGGTTCAGCAAGTTTTTTGGGAATTGAAACAAGGAAGGGAAAGGACGTAACGTTTGATTTCCTTTAATCGTGACACTTAATGAAAGAAACGATATataaaaagataaataaatatattaacattttaaataatttctcTAGCTGTAGATTAGTACATATATCTCCGGTAATCGCATTGAAGAGATTCTTTGATTTAAGTCGATGAGTCGATTCTTCCTGGCAGCAAATGATTCTCCGATTCTCCAAGTCAGCTGCGTTGTTAGATTTCATCTGTGGTATTTTACGTTGTACATCATGTATGTTAATAATTTTCTTGtgattatattaatattatcaCCTACCTgatgtacttttgaagtacTGCGAACGCGAATCATTTCGGCCGAGTTATTTAAAAGATTCGGTTCAAATGAATCACCAGAAGATTCTCGAATAGGACATCAGTTTCAGTGCTATTGATCGATGGGTGGATCATGAAGTTCACACATGGAACTAGTTAAACTCGTAAATTGACATTTCTGCATTCACTTAAGTCTAGCCACACCAACATAACACAATTTTTGCGAGTTTACATGACTGACAGTTACTGACGattaaaaataaagagtttttgTG
This window of the Paramisgurnus dabryanus chromosome 10, PD_genome_1.1, whole genome shotgun sequence genome carries:
- the dbnla gene encoding drebrin-like a isoform X2 yields the protein MAVNLSKNGPALTAAYNEVVNGRTGTNWVLFTYEGNSNDIRVAGKGDGGLEEMVGELNSGKVMYAFCRVTDPSSGVAKFVLINWTGEGVKDVRKGICANHVHSMGNFLRGAHVTINARSDDDVEPSSIMEKISKGSGVNYNAHKESNQNSSYEPPGRVGSVYKKISALDEIQGTNRDNFWAKAEQEEKNRRQEERRKAAEERQRLEKEQMEKDAREAEERKRRQKEREKLIDQQRLFEKKQESPSPDKPPVQRKWDEVEKEQQSTVRVETLRSEPVPKVKSSGYKKVNALDELQSIDRDSFWAKAEEEEKKRRQEERRKAAEERERLEKEQMEQHAREAEERERQRKEREKLIHQQRIFEKKQESQNKPLEQRKVVEVQKENQSPARSGILRAESVQKANEAASLISQRSVNPRDLFMQKEKSFNSETSSFDTQPGQWKSSVSSQQAVIVENPPSERWSKPESPEPSGAFTYIPHGRASASSDHETSSYTRKSQDHFSDDSFRSEQAKGLKNEWKDSKSAPATVHYTEINKYQDDQYVNLSSQDLYRGQDQDFDTPAAEEEETGDSTNICARALYDYQAADDTEITFDPGDIITDIDMIDDGWWRGYNPDGHYGMFPANYVEVLNVI